In Babesia bovis T2Bo chromosome 4 map unlocalized Chr4_2, whole genome shotgun sequence, the sequence TATTACGCTTACCGATCACTTATTTTCAGCTCGAATTTGGTATAAGGACGATGCATCAAAAGAAACTCGCCACTGTCACAAAGAGGAAGCAGTTGCTCTGTAATGTTATcgataatataaacaaactAACTTGTATGCACGTCCTGTGTTAATACTGGATTTAACGccattgtgatatatatttgaaatCAAAGTCCCCGGAACACATAGTGGCACTAACTGCCTCGGCGGAACCAGACTAACATGGCGCCCACGATGCCGAgatttatacacattacatTTTCTTAATGGGTATTATAACCAACAGGGTTCATACCCACGGGATAGCTTCTGGTAGTACTAAATGGGCACCAGATACTTCTAGACAGAAGGCTGGTGCCTTCGAAATGAACCTTCCACGTGCGACGGCAACAATCGGTCAACCGGATCCTTAAAGAAGGAATGCATCCATTACCCTACGAAAAGGCCATCCTAAGAAGGACGGTGCCAACATGGCAGGAAATTATATGCGATAACATAGTTAAGGGGACATTGTCCAAATCAGACATCGGCCTTGGGAAGTTCAGAAAACACTCAGCCTCCGCTGGAAAGTCACGCATAGGGCTGCAAAATGTGTTGTTGATCGTGTCGCCCGGCTGCGATTGCAGCCGCTTACTATTCTATCTACTGTTGTACACTATCAACCCCTTGCACGTATATGATAGTGAAACTTACAGGAACAGCATAGATATACCGGGAGACACACCAACAGAAAAACCTAACCTTTGTCTACAGAATGTTAGCATGTCTTTGCGATCGACCAAGTTATATCACAGAATATTCAACCTGGCATCTACCGACAGTGAGGATGCCAAGAACCATGGAATCATACCACAAATATTCCACAACATGAAATTAAGAAGTGTAGTTGATGTAGGATGCAGGttaatatttatcataGGACTATTTGCAGATGAGGCGGTAACCACCGCCAGCCATTTCGGACAAATTATCAACCAGCTGTGCTATAGCACAGCGGATGTACCAAATAACAGGAGTGTAAAGTTGCCAATGCCAGTTTTTATAGAAGGATCTGTATTAGCACACGATAGGGAGAAGATGTATATTGAAggtggtatatacagtgtaCCATCCCGTATCCTGCTTGTTGATTTATTAACAGGGAAACTCACCCCTGAGATTGTCAGTGGGATTGTCATTGTACACGCACATCGCATGGCACATGATTATAATATACCATTCCTCATCAAGTTGTTACGTAGCCGCAATAAACTGGCATTCATCAAGGCAATAACAGATAATGTCATTTCAATGCGCGAGGAAGGGAGAGTGAATTTCGTACTTAAATCGATGTTCACCTCCGACTGCTTCATATACCCGCGGTGCAGTAGCTGCATAGACTCGGTACTGAATGACCCCGAAGTGCAGCCAGAAACATACGAGATAAACTTGCAACTAAGCGACAATGCCAAACAGATACATAACACAATAGTCCAGTTGCTGCAGAGATTAATGACCGATCTTCAAAGGCAACTTGGTGATGAGCTGCAGCACCTGGATATGAATGCTATAATGTATACAAGTAATGTTGACCGACTATTTTCAAATGCATTGCAAAAGGCATACGTATCAGCAAATAGTTACCATATCAGACGTTCAATGGCAAGCATAAGTAACCTCAAGATGCTGCTAAACCAACTGTATAACATGGATGCAATCAGCTTCCTCGCTTTTGGGGAATCCATGAAGGAAGCTGAAAGTGACTCACACTGGCTATGGACATCCTATGGGAATATCATTTATAAACTGGCCACTGCCAGGGTGTATGAACCTGACCCTCAATACGAATCAGGAGTGTCATTAAATATAGAGCAAGACAAGAAAGGTGAATGCCTTAGGCAAATTTTGTGCCCCAAGTATATTGGAAATGCAGAACTGGTGGAACTCATCAGGTCTGCAATGAAGTGGATACCGTCGAAACGTTTGTCTAGATTACCCTCAAGATATAGCATCACAACTAAGGCCAACTTGAGCATGGATCAAAAGCGTAGAAGATTGAATCATAGAGAGGGGAAGCACGCAAGACGCATATACCGGTATTTCAAAGCAGGTAACACCCTCGCCAGAAGAGCGATAATAGTAGTGGATAACAACTTCTTGTGTACTAACCTAAGAAAAAGCTTGACAATGTCACTGAGTAGATATAACGAAGCCAAGTTCATGGCATATGCAAACAAAAGAGCAGATAGGTACGATAGCAAAGAAAGTGAAGAACAAAAATATGATGGATACACAGAAACACATTTCCATCGTGTTATGATCAATACACGCAAGGAAGCAGATAAAGTGTTGCGCAAATTTGTCATATGGTCAAgatataatgaaatatacgGAAAAAAAGGTGA encodes:
- a CDS encoding DNA repair endonuclease family protein, with product MHPLPYEKAILRRTVPTWQEIICDNIVKGTLSKSDIGLGKFRKHSASAGKSRIGLQNVLLIVSPGCDCSRLLFYLLLYTINPLHVYDSETYRNSIDIPGDTPTEKPNLCLQNVSMSLRSTKLYHRIFNLASTDSEDAKNHGIIPQIFHNMKLRSVVDVGCRLIFIIGLFADEAVTTASHFGQIINQLCYSTADVPNNRSVKLPMPVFIEGSVLAHDREKMYIEGGIYSVPSRILLVDLLTGKLTPEIVSGIVIVHAHRMAHDYNIPFLIKLLRSRNKLAFIKAITDNVISMREEGRVNFVLKSMFTSDCFIYPRCSSCIDSVLNDPEVQPETYEINLQLSDNAKQIHNTIVQLLQRLMTDLQRQLGDELQHLDMNAIMYTSNVDRLFSNALQKAYVSANSYHIRRSMASISNLKMLLNQLYNMDAISFLAFGESMKEAESDSHWLWTSYGNIIYKLATARVYEPDPQYESGVSLNIEQDKKGECLRQILCPKYIGNAELVELIRSAMKWIPSKRLSRLPSRYSITTKANLSMDQKRRRLNHREGKHARRIYRYFKAGNTLARRAIIVVDNNFLCTNLRKSLTMSLSRYNEAKFMAYANKRADRYDSKESEEQKYDGYTETHFHRVMINTRKEADKVLRKFVIWSRYNEIYGKKGDKVDIDESGQPNQEPETRDFASICPESEEDDSPHGMDFMEHGLADPVTMDASSDSEGSDADKSVEKKPTQEKVAPKRFDAYTLTLDVGKDIKCITNVVNVSFNPPRNEALKGLMERKLLKDAENDTVPIVCSPHEFGYALRKFKPTVIAVYRPNVKVFRVIEQYCALHSASGGKRFLKVYIMSYVDCLESHKFARDLKHELECWRTLQQQLKSLQITYDETVLLTNRSNMGNQQSLTNTAALEAPGTLAIASDANVKLPNVNIQNVRLTPQVIIDMREFKSKLPFHLYYNGLQLVPIVLEMGDYLLTRDICVERKSLKDLITSLTSGRLAQQAEELCSVYDLPLLLVEFDDAESFHLSPCNDAHSLGINYVYSKLCILCCNYPKLKVIWSQSPEKSAHIFMTLKKGRSEPDISINTAVIAAARGDCSPENGGSQVIIRRKPEDVKNRDALKVLRKIPGVTSYNIGEILSRVGSLRQLSEMEESDLAQFLPACNARAIYNFFNQPFRGYRTYSIT